From the genome of Blautia pseudococcoides, one region includes:
- a CDS encoding tyrosine-type recombinase/integrase, giving the protein MPKRKRMPKLPNGYGSIRYLGKGRRNPYAVHPPTDEFTENGVPVRPAAICYVDTWIKGFTVLTAYKAGNYYPGYENTLIDLNTDAEDASRLEELANKILSDYNQFKGIAPEETGKTFAEVYDGFYSWKYNDGKRTYSNASKASTRAAFLNCSALHEKEFRSLRHDDLQEVVKNCPLKHASKELIVSLYKQMYAYADIYELCDKDYSAHVSVDILDDDENGVPFSESDLKTLWRDKEHPVAEFLLIMCYSGYRISAFYTMEVNLLDGYFRGGVKTAAGKNRMVPIHHSIRPLVENRINSDGCLLSISKNTFRKKMYAYLESVGIDRHTPHDCRHTFSALCEKYKVNENDRMRLLGHAFTDVTNKTYGHRTIDELRDEIEKIKIPICD; this is encoded by the coding sequence ATGCCCAAAAGAAAAAGAATGCCAAAGTTACCTAATGGTTATGGATCAATTCGCTATCTCGGAAAAGGCCGACGCAATCCCTATGCGGTACATCCGCCAACGGACGAATTTACAGAGAACGGCGTACCTGTCCGCCCAGCAGCCATATGCTATGTGGATACCTGGATTAAGGGTTTTACAGTGCTTACGGCATACAAGGCAGGGAATTATTACCCGGGATACGAAAACACGCTTATAGACCTAAATACCGACGCAGAAGACGCCTCTCGCCTCGAGGAGTTGGCAAATAAAATATTATCAGATTATAACCAGTTCAAAGGAATCGCTCCAGAAGAAACAGGCAAAACGTTTGCAGAAGTGTACGACGGCTTTTACAGTTGGAAATACAACGATGGAAAAAGAACTTACTCAAATGCTTCAAAAGCATCCACTAGAGCTGCGTTTCTCAATTGCTCTGCTTTGCACGAAAAGGAATTTCGCTCACTGAGGCATGATGATTTGCAAGAAGTTGTCAAAAACTGCCCTTTAAAGCATGCCAGTAAAGAACTCATAGTGTCACTTTACAAGCAAATGTATGCCTATGCAGATATTTACGAGCTATGCGACAAGGATTATTCAGCGCACGTGTCCGTTGATATCTTAGACGATGACGAAAATGGTGTTCCATTTTCTGAAAGTGATTTAAAAACATTGTGGAGAGACAAGGAACATCCTGTAGCAGAATTTCTACTCATAATGTGCTATTCTGGATACCGGATATCCGCCTTTTACACAATGGAAGTCAATCTGCTGGATGGATATTTTAGAGGTGGTGTGAAAACGGCTGCTGGAAAGAATCGCATGGTCCCTATACATCATTCGATACGCCCTCTGGTTGAAAATCGTATTAACTCAGACGGTTGTTTATTATCCATCAGTAAGAATACATTTCGTAAGAAAATGTATGCCTATCTCGAATCCGTAGGAATAGATCGGCACACTCCTCATGACTGCAGACACACGTTTTCAGCTCTGTGTGAAAAATACAAAGTAAATGAAAATGATAGAATGAGATTGTTGGGACATGCTTTCACAGATGTGACGAACAAAACATATGGCCATAGGACTATTGATGAATTAAGAGACGAAATCGAAAAAATCAAAATTCCAATTTGTGACTAA